A region from the Arthrobacter roseus genome encodes:
- a CDS encoding SulP family inorganic anion transporter, producing MRFLSAVQSLLPSGQDYAQVPRTWRGDLTAGLTVGIVALPLALAFGVSSGAGAASGLITAVVAGLVAAIFGGSHIQVSGPTGAMVVVLGPVIAIHGIEALAVVSILAGLMVVAAGVLKLGRVVSFLPWPVIEGFTLGIAIIIFLQQVPAAIGQNAGPSSNAAVSAVQAMRMSSVTEWLAALVLVTVVAVIMIIAPRIHSRIPGSIVAIVIASVMAEVLAMPVARIGALPDSLPMPTAPGWDGTLIITLAGPAATIAALAAIESLLSARVAASISDTGPYDADRELFGQGLASVAAGFFGGMPATGAIARTAVNIRSGGRTRLAAITHALVLLVVVYLATGPVSRIPLAALAGVLMVTAVRMVSFPALRSVLGSTRGDTVVLVVTAVITVSFDLIQAVGIGVLVAAFFALRALVKSSGVHREEISGPGQDGDSRIAVFRLDGALFFAAAERVLERVSEIRNVEVVILRMSQLQSLDATGARVIADIVNTLERRGITVLVKGVQDRHLRLVTKVGVLESLRHRKHLFTALEPAVEHARSHVVRNRGTSAQHN from the coding sequence GTGAGATTCCTGTCTGCCGTCCAATCACTGCTGCCAAGCGGCCAAGACTACGCTCAGGTACCTCGCACGTGGAGAGGTGATCTCACTGCTGGCCTCACTGTAGGAATAGTCGCCTTGCCCTTGGCCTTGGCCTTCGGCGTCAGCTCCGGGGCAGGTGCTGCGAGCGGTCTCATTACCGCCGTCGTAGCGGGATTGGTCGCCGCTATCTTTGGTGGCTCCCATATTCAGGTTTCGGGGCCCACCGGAGCGATGGTTGTCGTGCTGGGGCCGGTCATTGCCATCCATGGAATTGAGGCATTGGCGGTGGTGAGTATTCTGGCGGGCTTGATGGTGGTCGCGGCAGGAGTGCTGAAGTTAGGCCGAGTGGTGTCTTTCTTGCCGTGGCCGGTCATTGAGGGATTCACTCTGGGAATCGCCATCATCATCTTTCTGCAGCAAGTTCCGGCAGCGATTGGCCAGAACGCTGGCCCCAGCAGTAACGCCGCGGTCTCCGCCGTCCAAGCCATGCGTATGTCCTCCGTGACTGAGTGGTTGGCGGCACTTGTCCTGGTCACAGTCGTTGCCGTCATCATGATCATTGCTCCGAGGATCCATTCTCGAATTCCCGGATCTATTGTTGCTATCGTCATCGCCAGCGTCATGGCAGAGGTACTGGCTATGCCCGTTGCGAGAATCGGCGCCCTGCCCGATTCTCTGCCGATGCCAACAGCGCCCGGGTGGGATGGGACATTGATCATCACCCTGGCAGGCCCGGCGGCAACCATCGCCGCGCTGGCCGCCATCGAATCACTGCTCTCGGCACGCGTTGCTGCCTCGATCTCGGACACCGGGCCCTACGACGCAGACCGTGAACTCTTTGGTCAGGGCTTGGCATCAGTAGCGGCTGGGTTCTTTGGCGGTATGCCTGCCACCGGAGCGATCGCCCGCACCGCAGTAAACATCCGTTCAGGTGGACGCACCAGGCTTGCGGCCATCACCCACGCTCTTGTTCTCCTCGTCGTGGTTTATTTGGCAACCGGCCCTGTATCACGCATTCCGCTGGCCGCACTGGCGGGTGTCCTGATGGTGACTGCCGTGCGGATGGTCTCGTTTCCAGCCCTGCGGAGCGTGTTGGGTTCCACCCGCGGTGACACCGTAGTCCTGGTCGTGACCGCGGTCATCACCGTCTCCTTTGATTTGATCCAGGCAGTGGGTATCGGCGTCCTGGTGGCGGCGTTCTTTGCTCTGCGGGCGCTGGTGAAGTCCAGCGGAGTCCACCGCGAAGAGATCTCCGGCCCAGGCCAGGACGGGGACTCTCGCATAGCAGTCTTCCGCCTTGACGGCGCACTCTTCTTCGCGGCTGCTGAGCGCGTGCTGGAAAGAGTCAGCGAAATACGCAACGTGGAGGTGGTGATCCTCCGGATGTCCCAACTGCAGTCCCTGGACGCGACGGGTGCAAGGGTCATCGCTGATATCGTGAACACACTCGAGCGCCGCGGAATCACCGTGCTCGTCAAGGGCGTCCAGGACCGTCACCTGCGCCTGGTCACCAAGGTCGGCGTCCTTGAGTCCCTTCGCCACCGCAAGCACCTCTTTACCGCATTGGAACCGGCCGTCGAACATGCGCGCAGCCACGTTGTGCGGAACCGGGGCACCTCCGCTCAGCACAACTAG
- a CDS encoding ArsR/SmtB family transcription factor — MDQMPAVNGFADFRAPLYEVKANLFKGLAHPVRIRVLELLSAAPEVAVSDLLSATGMEASHLSQHLSVLRRYHLVKSDRRGLQQFYSLASPQVAELLAVARGLLEEMLHTTKNDLEYSAALGQSPGAGGSE; from the coding sequence ATGGATCAAATGCCCGCAGTGAACGGGTTTGCCGATTTTCGGGCGCCACTATACGAGGTGAAAGCAAACCTTTTCAAAGGGCTCGCCCATCCAGTTCGGATCCGCGTGTTGGAACTACTCTCTGCCGCTCCGGAAGTAGCGGTTTCTGATCTCTTATCCGCGACAGGGATGGAAGCCTCGCACTTGTCACAGCACCTGTCGGTACTTCGCCGCTACCACCTGGTGAAGTCTGACCGACGAGGACTCCAACAGTTCTACTCATTAGCCAGCCCCCAAGTTGCCGAATTGTTGGCCGTTGCCCGAGGGCTCCTCGAGGAAATGCTTCACACCACCAAGAACGACCTTGAGTACTCAGCGGCACTCGGCCAATCCCCCGGGGCCGGCGGCTCAGAGTGA
- a CDS encoding alpha/beta hydrolase produces MDEQWKPDGLGKDFEQLTLPLTETGPATLVRYRPSAEPVIDMAAAGSNILYIHGWSDYFFQANLARFWHRHGARFYAVDLHCYGRSLRVGQTPGYVADLIEYDDDIQAALDVIAVEPNNDSTSGTLDGTERPLILMGHSAGGLTLSWWAHRNPGLASALVLNSPWLEFQGAELGRRAIAPLVQLRARFNPLAPLPAIDPGIYSRAVSSGFEGTWTYNEQWRPARGFAVTPAFLNAIFQAQAAVATGLSIDCPVLVMLSDKDYLQPRWSESATRADVALNVHAVAHRALSLGDTVTIVRIKNAMHDIFLSEDSVRQEAYAQIERWLNGYGGRPVQIASATSP; encoded by the coding sequence ATGGACGAACAGTGGAAGCCCGATGGGCTGGGCAAAGACTTTGAGCAGCTCACCCTCCCCCTCACCGAGACAGGGCCTGCAACACTGGTGCGGTACCGGCCCTCGGCGGAGCCAGTCATCGACATGGCTGCGGCGGGGTCTAACATCTTGTACATCCACGGCTGGTCGGATTACTTCTTTCAGGCCAACCTCGCGCGGTTCTGGCACCGACACGGCGCGCGGTTCTACGCGGTTGATCTACACTGCTATGGCCGAAGCCTGCGTGTTGGCCAGACCCCGGGCTACGTTGCTGATCTGATCGAGTACGACGACGACATCCAGGCAGCACTTGACGTTATCGCCGTCGAACCGAACAACGATTCGACTTCGGGCACCCTTGACGGCACTGAACGTCCACTGATCCTGATGGGGCACTCTGCGGGCGGTCTCACTCTGAGCTGGTGGGCGCACCGGAATCCGGGCCTTGCCTCAGCTCTCGTCTTGAACAGTCCGTGGCTGGAATTCCAGGGCGCCGAATTGGGCCGGCGCGCCATCGCTCCGCTTGTTCAGTTGCGCGCCAGGTTCAATCCGTTGGCACCGCTTCCGGCCATTGACCCTGGCATTTACTCGAGAGCTGTATCGTCTGGGTTTGAGGGTACTTGGACCTATAACGAGCAGTGGCGTCCAGCGCGCGGATTCGCCGTCACGCCGGCATTTCTCAACGCCATCTTTCAAGCACAAGCAGCGGTCGCAACCGGCTTGTCCATCGATTGCCCGGTACTGGTGATGCTATCTGATAAGGACTATCTACAACCCCGATGGTCCGAGTCAGCAACCCGGGCTGACGTGGCTCTGAACGTCCATGCTGTGGCACACCGGGCCCTGTCTCTTGGAGATACCGTTACCATCGTGCGAATAAAGAACGCTATGCATGACATTTTCTTGTCCGAAGACTCGGTGCGACAGGAAGCCTACGCTCAGATTGAGCGATGGCTCAATGGGTACGGTGGGCGACCAGTACAGATTGCCAGCGCCACGAGTCCGTGA
- a CDS encoding VOC family protein, which yields MRLDHVSYACEPDGLMATAERLSASLGMEFVKGGIHPRFGTRNIIFPLNNHQYLEVVEVLDHPASDKAPFGQAVRARSESGGGWMGWCVAVDDLAPFEERLGRASVPGNRKFPDGQELTWQQIGIKGLIADPQVPYMLRWDDGVDGLHPSNAFASEVELDALTIAGSADRVADWLGNPVETLLDDVDVKWTAPNGTPGIMSVEFKTATGTVVI from the coding sequence ATGCGCCTCGACCATGTTTCTTATGCCTGCGAACCCGACGGCCTGATGGCCACAGCCGAACGCCTTTCTGCCTCCCTCGGCATGGAGTTCGTGAAGGGAGGCATCCACCCGAGATTCGGAACACGCAACATCATTTTTCCGCTCAACAACCATCAGTACCTTGAGGTTGTTGAAGTGCTCGACCACCCCGCGTCGGACAAGGCCCCTTTTGGCCAGGCAGTGCGGGCGCGTTCGGAATCCGGTGGCGGATGGATGGGCTGGTGCGTTGCGGTGGATGACCTTGCCCCCTTCGAAGAGCGGCTCGGCCGTGCCTCTGTCCCCGGAAACCGGAAATTTCCCGACGGACAGGAACTGACTTGGCAGCAGATAGGGATCAAGGGGCTCATCGCTGACCCACAGGTGCCTTACATGCTCCGCTGGGACGACGGTGTTGACGGCCTACATCCCTCAAACGCCTTCGCGTCCGAGGTAGAGCTCGATGCCCTCACGATTGCCGGTTCCGCCGATCGCGTGGCCGACTGGCTCGGAAACCCCGTTGAAACCCTGCTGGATGACGTTGACGTCAAGTGGACCGCGCCCAATGGGACGCCGGGAATCATGAGTGTGGAGTTCAAGACCGCCACGGGCACCGTCGTCATCTAA
- a CDS encoding bifunctional o-acetylhomoserine/o-acetylserine sulfhydrylase — MSNNWSFETRQIHAGQTLDAVTGARALPIYQTTSFVFPSAKSAGDRFALAELEPIYTRIGNPTQEAVENRIADLEAGVGALLLASGQAATTFSVLNIAEAGDHIVASPSLYGGTHNLFKNTLRKFGIEATFVDDPDNLEQWRAAVRTNTKLFFGESISNPRQDVLDIEGVSTVAHEAGVPLIVDNTLATPYLIRPIEWGADIVVHSATKYLGGHGTAIAGVIVDSGNFDFAAEPERFPSFNTPDESYAGLVFARDLGVGSELGANLAYILKARVQLLRDLGSAVSPFNAFLIAQGLETLSLRMDRHVENAEAVAAWLETHDAVERVAYAGIPSSPWYERGRKYSGKGAGAIVSFDIRGGLEAGQRFVDGLELHSHVANVGDVRSLVIHPASTTHRQLSADEQLAAGVRPGLVRLSVGLEHLDDILADLDAGFRAAKGL, encoded by the coding sequence ATGTCCAATAATTGGTCGTTTGAAACCCGTCAGATCCATGCTGGCCAGACACTAGACGCCGTCACCGGTGCACGTGCACTGCCGATCTATCAGACAACGTCGTTCGTTTTCCCCAGCGCCAAGAGTGCCGGAGACCGTTTTGCCCTAGCCGAGCTTGAGCCGATCTATACGAGGATCGGGAATCCCACCCAAGAAGCAGTCGAGAACCGCATCGCCGATCTGGAAGCCGGAGTCGGTGCCTTGCTGCTGGCTTCTGGACAGGCAGCAACCACGTTCTCCGTCCTGAACATCGCGGAGGCTGGAGACCACATAGTGGCGAGCCCGAGCCTGTACGGAGGAACGCACAACCTGTTCAAGAACACGCTGCGAAAGTTCGGGATTGAGGCAACGTTCGTAGATGACCCAGACAATCTGGAGCAGTGGCGTGCAGCGGTGAGGACCAACACCAAGTTGTTCTTTGGTGAAAGCATCTCGAACCCGCGTCAGGACGTTCTGGATATCGAGGGCGTCAGCACCGTTGCCCACGAGGCGGGCGTGCCGCTCATTGTGGACAACACGCTCGCAACCCCGTACCTGATCAGGCCTATCGAATGGGGTGCTGACATCGTTGTGCACTCCGCCACCAAGTACCTCGGCGGTCACGGTACAGCCATCGCCGGCGTCATCGTGGATTCGGGCAACTTCGATTTCGCGGCAGAACCGGAACGATTCCCCTCATTCAACACACCGGATGAGAGCTATGCCGGCCTGGTCTTCGCACGGGACCTCGGCGTCGGCTCTGAGCTGGGTGCCAACCTTGCCTACATCCTCAAAGCACGCGTGCAGCTCCTGCGCGATCTGGGCTCCGCAGTGTCGCCCTTCAACGCGTTCCTGATCGCGCAGGGCCTGGAGACGCTCAGCCTGCGGATGGATCGGCATGTCGAAAACGCCGAAGCCGTTGCCGCCTGGCTGGAAACGCACGACGCCGTCGAAAGGGTCGCCTACGCTGGCATCCCGTCCAGCCCCTGGTACGAGCGGGGGCGTAAATACAGCGGTAAAGGTGCCGGCGCCATCGTGTCGTTCGATATCCGCGGTGGCTTAGAAGCTGGTCAGCGGTTCGTTGACGGTCTCGAACTCCATTCGCATGTGGCGAACGTGGGCGATGTCCGTTCGCTGGTGATCCATCCGGCGTCGACGACGCACCGCCAACTCAGCGCCGACGAGCAGTTGGCAGCAGGCGTCCGTCCAGGCCTGGTTCGCCTCTCGGTTGGTCTGGAACACCTCGATGACATCCTCGCGGACCTGGATGCCGGATTCCGGGCGGCCAAGGGCCTCTAG
- the metX gene encoding homoserine O-acetyltransferase MetX produces MLRFIGVGDLALENGGTLPSVTLAFETWGTLNADASNAVLIQHALTGSSHVARGASSEDGWWEDLVGPGKTIDTDRYFVVAANVIGGCYGSTGPSSYAPDGKVWGSRFPSVTVRDSVNVEARLADSLGITRWHAVAGGSLGGARALEWAATYPERLAHCLVVAATAASTAEHIAFAQTQIAAIRMDQHFNNGDYYGGPHPLQGLGLARRIAHITYRSEAELQRRFGRQTQPGEPPEIRDRPQDRGRYRVESYLDHHADKLAARFDANSYVVLTELLMSHDVGRNRGTVQQAFAGSATSFVIAPVDSDRLYFPQQSYDLAAALPGPVEVCTIRTPEGHDGFLTSISQLDAVLRRSIFG; encoded by the coding sequence ATGCTGCGCTTCATCGGGGTTGGCGATCTGGCGCTGGAAAATGGGGGAACGCTTCCGTCCGTCACGCTCGCATTCGAGACGTGGGGAACACTGAATGCGGACGCCTCCAACGCCGTCCTGATCCAGCACGCGCTGACCGGCAGCAGCCACGTAGCCCGTGGCGCCAGCAGCGAAGACGGCTGGTGGGAGGACTTGGTTGGTCCGGGCAAGACCATCGACACGGACCGGTATTTCGTCGTGGCCGCCAATGTGATTGGCGGCTGCTATGGATCTACCGGTCCGTCGTCGTACGCACCGGACGGGAAGGTCTGGGGCTCACGCTTTCCCTCGGTGACCGTCCGGGATTCGGTAAATGTCGAAGCCAGGCTGGCCGACAGTCTCGGCATCACCCGCTGGCACGCTGTCGCCGGGGGATCCCTGGGCGGTGCCCGCGCCCTCGAATGGGCAGCCACCTATCCCGAAAGGTTGGCGCATTGCCTGGTAGTTGCCGCAACTGCTGCCAGCACCGCGGAACACATCGCCTTCGCCCAAACCCAGATCGCCGCGATCCGCATGGACCAACATTTCAACAACGGCGACTACTACGGCGGGCCCCACCCACTCCAGGGGCTGGGCCTGGCCCGACGAATTGCACACATCACCTATCGATCCGAAGCGGAACTTCAACGCCGCTTCGGAAGGCAGACACAACCGGGCGAACCCCCGGAGATAAGAGACCGACCACAAGACCGGGGCCGATACCGCGTGGAGAGCTACCTGGACCACCACGCCGACAAACTAGCCGCACGGTTCGATGCCAACAGCTACGTTGTCTTGACCGAGCTCTTGATGAGTCACGACGTCGGCCGCAACAGGGGCACAGTTCAGCAGGCGTTCGCCGGCTCTGCAACGTCCTTCGTGATTGCTCCCGTGGACTCGGACCGTTTGTATTTTCCGCAACAGTCCTACGATCTTGCCGCTGCTTTGCCTGGTCCCGTGGAGGTCTGCACTATCCGGACACCGGAGGGCCATGACGGCTTTCTGACCAGCATTTCCCAGCTCGACGCTGTGCTCCGGCGCAGCATTTTCGGTTGA
- a CDS encoding alpha/beta hydrolase, producing MTDTESWSPVVLWSKPEGERAGTPLLVLFHGYMSNEQDLMGLVDRLPAEFTVASVRAPMAVGPGFAWFPLSQDLRYPMDQVISASMDVLAWLDGVREQHSSVSLLGFSMGMTMATNLLRHRPHDFAAVVGLSGFAIKDEGNPFFQDTELAATKIPFFWGRDQADPVITAEKIEYTHSWIGKHTALTKVLYAGMMHSINAQELTHVAEFLTYSVLRSVRH from the coding sequence ATGACTGACACTGAATCCTGGAGCCCTGTTGTTCTCTGGTCCAAGCCCGAGGGCGAGCGTGCCGGGACGCCCCTGCTGGTGCTCTTTCACGGTTATATGTCCAATGAGCAAGATCTGATGGGCCTTGTTGACCGGCTGCCGGCCGAGTTCACGGTGGCCTCGGTTCGCGCGCCAATGGCCGTGGGGCCAGGCTTTGCGTGGTTCCCACTGTCACAAGACCTGCGATACCCGATGGATCAGGTCATCAGCGCATCCATGGACGTGCTCGCATGGCTAGACGGCGTTCGTGAGCAGCACAGCAGTGTTAGCCTGCTCGGGTTTTCCATGGGCATGACGATGGCCACAAACCTCCTGCGCCACCGTCCCCACGATTTCGCCGCCGTCGTTGGGCTCTCGGGGTTTGCCATCAAGGATGAGGGCAACCCGTTCTTCCAGGACACTGAGCTGGCCGCCACAAAAATCCCGTTCTTCTGGGGACGGGATCAAGCGGATCCAGTTATCACTGCCGAGAAGATCGAGTACACGCACTCCTGGATCGGAAAGCACACCGCCCTGACCAAGGTTCTCTACGCCGGCATGATGCACAGCATCAATGCCCAAGAGCTGACGCACGTTGCCGAGTTCCTGACGTATTCGGTTCTGCGTTCCGTGCGCCACTGA
- a CDS encoding RNA-binding S4 domain-containing protein encodes MKESEYTDIPVRDSMIRLGQLLKLANLAEDGAEAKDLIENGMVRVNGDVEERRGRQLHPGDVISASGQTVRLVPSS; translated from the coding sequence ATGAAAGAATCCGAATACACTGACATTCCAGTCCGGGACTCCATGATCAGATTGGGCCAACTGTTAAAGCTGGCCAATCTTGCCGAAGACGGCGCAGAAGCCAAAGACCTGATCGAAAATGGCATGGTTCGCGTCAACGGAGACGTTGAGGAACGTCGAGGCAGGCAGCTGCATCCGGGGGACGTGATATCAGCCTCAGGCCAGACGGTACGGCTAGTGCCGTCGTCGTAA
- a CDS encoding glycine--tRNA ligase: MANVAKKTSALDPIISLAKRRGFVFQAGEIYGGSRSAWDYGPLGVELKENIKQQWWQNFVRGREDMVGLDSSVILPRKVWEASGHVATFSDPLVECLSCHRRLRQDHLIETFEQKKGRSPENGMADIACPNCGTKGQWTEPQNFSGLLKTFLGPVDNEEGLNYLRPETAQGIFVNFNNVLNTSRKKPPFGIGQIGKAFRNEITPGNFIFRTREFEQMEIEFFTAPADADEWFGHWVEECWNWFTDLGINPDNLRRLDVPAADRAFYSAGTIDIEYRFDFQGSEWGELMGVANRTDYDLGVHSKNSGTELSYFNQQSGERFIPYVIEPSFGLTRAMMAFLVDAYTEDEAPNSKGGVDKRTVLRLDPRLAPVKAAVLPLSRNEDLSPKARDLSAALRKRWNIDFDDAGAIGRRYRRQDEIGTPFCITVDFETLDDQAVTIRERDTMAQERVALDKVEGYLAARLAGA, from the coding sequence ATGGCAAACGTGGCCAAGAAAACATCTGCACTTGATCCGATTATCTCGCTGGCAAAGCGGCGGGGATTCGTTTTCCAGGCTGGTGAGATCTACGGCGGTTCCCGGTCAGCATGGGACTACGGTCCTCTGGGCGTTGAGCTGAAGGAAAACATCAAGCAGCAGTGGTGGCAGAACTTCGTCCGTGGGCGCGAGGACATGGTCGGTCTGGATTCCTCGGTCATTCTTCCCCGCAAGGTGTGGGAAGCGTCGGGACACGTCGCTACTTTCTCGGACCCGCTCGTTGAGTGCCTCTCCTGCCACCGCCGGCTCCGCCAGGATCACCTAATTGAAACTTTTGAGCAGAAGAAGGGCCGCAGCCCGGAGAACGGCATGGCAGACATCGCGTGCCCCAACTGCGGCACGAAGGGTCAGTGGACGGAGCCGCAGAACTTTTCCGGTCTCCTGAAAACCTTCCTAGGCCCGGTGGATAATGAGGAGGGCTTAAATTATCTGCGCCCCGAGACCGCCCAGGGCATCTTCGTGAATTTCAACAACGTGCTGAACACATCCCGAAAGAAGCCGCCGTTCGGTATCGGTCAGATCGGCAAAGCATTTCGTAACGAGATCACGCCGGGAAACTTCATTTTTCGCACTCGTGAGTTCGAGCAGATGGAGATTGAGTTCTTCACAGCCCCTGCTGACGCTGATGAGTGGTTTGGGCACTGGGTTGAAGAGTGCTGGAACTGGTTCACCGACCTCGGCATCAATCCGGATAATCTGCGTCGGTTGGATGTTCCCGCAGCGGACCGCGCGTTCTATTCGGCGGGCACTATCGATATTGAGTACCGCTTCGATTTCCAGGGTTCGGAGTGGGGCGAGCTGATGGGCGTGGCAAATCGCACGGATTATGATCTGGGCGTTCACTCCAAGAATTCCGGCACGGAGCTGAGCTACTTCAACCAGCAGAGCGGCGAACGCTTCATTCCCTACGTGATCGAGCCCTCATTTGGGCTAACCCGTGCCATGATGGCTTTCCTGGTCGATGCTTACACGGAGGACGAGGCTCCCAACTCTAAGGGCGGCGTCGACAAGCGAACAGTATTGCGCCTCGACCCGCGCCTGGCACCCGTCAAGGCCGCTGTCCTACCGCTGAGCCGCAATGAGGATCTCTCGCCCAAGGCCCGTGATCTGTCAGCTGCCCTGCGCAAACGCTGGAACATTGATTTCGACGACGCCGGAGCCATTGGTCGCCGGTACCGCCGACAGGACGAGATCGGCACGCCCTTCTGCATCACTGTGGACTTTGAAACGCTCGATGACCAGGCCGTCACGATTCGTGAACGCGACACCATGGCACAGGAGCGCGTCGCCCTGGATAAGGTCGAAGGTTACCTCGCAGCACGTCTGGCGGGCGCCTGA
- a CDS encoding GNAT family N-acetyltransferase encodes MALQYRPWREGDDLELLQMWGAPDGPQAEQARSLLRPASEDPWSRCIVAEDDGVPVAAGCVFEAKLHSERLWTYIEVAADHRRSGVGSTLLTMLRHEAANSPSGVTTLRAKVNPQTSGADFAAAVDLSPIQRSRIVTVLPGALTSPAFEDPKGPQLEEAATGSVELTRAVVDWYNAVHSWDPADMTLGQAQQYLLADLTGASGAVVLRDRPKADGGAIAAFAISYTQTRTDGPADVLVGCNTALPQSEQDAALATLLAMLVHEYPVQLELDDSMTALCRIVEPLLVAGSARQDELETLVVSD; translated from the coding sequence ATGGCGCTGCAGTACCGTCCGTGGCGAGAGGGAGATGACCTGGAACTGCTGCAGATGTGGGGCGCCCCGGACGGCCCTCAGGCGGAGCAGGCCCGCAGTCTCCTCCGGCCTGCCTCCGAAGATCCCTGGTCTCGCTGCATTGTGGCCGAGGACGACGGCGTACCTGTGGCGGCCGGCTGTGTCTTTGAGGCAAAACTGCACAGCGAACGGCTGTGGACCTACATCGAGGTCGCTGCAGATCACCGCCGCTCCGGCGTCGGATCCACACTGCTGACCATGTTGCGGCACGAAGCCGCTAACTCGCCGTCGGGGGTCACTACATTGCGGGCGAAGGTCAACCCGCAGACATCCGGTGCAGACTTCGCGGCCGCGGTTGACCTGTCGCCCATCCAACGGTCGCGGATTGTCACGGTACTGCCTGGCGCCCTGACATCGCCTGCCTTCGAGGACCCCAAAGGCCCACAGCTTGAAGAGGCCGCTACGGGTTCGGTGGAACTGACCCGTGCTGTCGTCGATTGGTACAACGCCGTTCACTCATGGGACCCGGCGGACATGACCCTGGGGCAAGCGCAACAGTACCTGCTGGCGGATCTCACCGGAGCCTCCGGAGCCGTCGTTCTTCGGGACAGGCCAAAGGCCGATGGCGGTGCTATCGCGGCGTTCGCCATCAGCTATACACAGACCCGGACAGACGGCCCGGCAGATGTCCTGGTGGGCTGCAACACGGCGCTGCCACAGTCGGAACAGGATGCCGCATTGGCAACGCTGTTGGCCATGCTGGTTCACGAGTACCCGGTGCAGCTTGAACTTGATGACTCGATGACAGCACTGTGCCGGATAGTGGAGCCATTACTGGTTGCTGGATCAGCGCGTCAGGACGAACTGGAGACGCTCGTCGTCAGCGACTGA
- a CDS encoding 1-acyl-sn-glycerol-3-phosphate acyltransferase: MTWKPSPNDRVYRAVVYSGVLFLKVFRMKVIISGRENLPAREAMNGPSRKPAPGNGAVIAITHFGYLDFVFAEWMLWKELRAQMRFLVTKRAAAHWFTGPIVHATGHVIVDRSAGADGYRGALEKLRQGEYVAVLPEAGVSRSYRVRELKTGATRLAAEAGVPIIPVSIWGAHRMLSRGHGFSARRAWRAPVRVHIGKPIRHDQQVADMDVVGETNLLRAELQNGIDRGIADFPLQPEPGAWWMPAHLGGGAMTEEERIKADDVDRAEGRHRRG; encoded by the coding sequence GTGACATGGAAACCCAGCCCCAACGACCGCGTGTATCGTGCCGTCGTTTACAGCGGAGTGCTGTTTCTCAAAGTGTTCCGTATGAAGGTGATCATCAGTGGCAGGGAAAACCTTCCCGCCCGTGAAGCGATGAACGGACCCTCACGTAAACCCGCACCGGGCAATGGTGCGGTGATCGCCATCACCCATTTCGGCTATCTGGATTTTGTCTTCGCGGAGTGGATGCTCTGGAAAGAACTCCGGGCACAAATGCGGTTTCTGGTGACCAAGCGCGCCGCTGCTCACTGGTTCACCGGGCCGATCGTCCACGCAACCGGTCACGTCATTGTGGACCGGAGCGCTGGCGCCGACGGTTACCGGGGAGCCCTGGAGAAACTGCGGCAGGGCGAGTACGTTGCCGTTCTGCCCGAGGCGGGGGTCAGCCGAAGCTACCGCGTCCGCGAGCTCAAAACGGGCGCCACCAGGCTAGCCGCCGAAGCCGGGGTACCTATCATTCCCGTCTCGATCTGGGGTGCCCACCGGATGCTCTCCCGCGGCCATGGCTTTTCCGCCCGCCGTGCGTGGCGTGCACCGGTGAGAGTCCATATCGGCAAACCCATCAGGCACGATCAGCAAGTTGCTGATATGGACGTCGTCGGTGAAACCAATCTTCTGCGCGCCGAGTTGCAGAACGGCATTGACCGCGGAATTGCAGACTTCCCACTCCAGCCTGAGCCCGGAGCGTGGTGGATGCCAGCTCACCTCGGAGGCGGCGCCATGACCGAAGAGGAGCGGATCAAAGCCGACGATGTAGACCGCGCCGAGGGTCGCCACCGTCGCGGGTAA